Proteins from a genomic interval of Nocardioidaceae bacterium:
- a CDS encoding (deoxy)nucleoside triphosphate pyrophosphohydrolase, with protein MKGTPRLVVGAAIVHGDGDDRQVLAAQRTDPPEVAGRWEFPGGKVEPDESPEDAVVRELAEELDVQAEVLEWLDGEVPVKAGLVLRVALVRLVSGVPAPHEHSAVQWVAAGQLREVDWLDSDLPFVDQLATRWSRSEAPAEPRDPA; from the coding sequence ATGAAGGGCACGCCCCGACTCGTCGTGGGCGCCGCCATCGTCCACGGCGACGGAGACGACAGGCAGGTGCTGGCGGCCCAGCGCACGGACCCGCCCGAGGTCGCCGGGCGCTGGGAGTTCCCCGGCGGCAAGGTCGAGCCCGACGAGAGCCCGGAGGACGCGGTGGTGCGCGAACTCGCGGAGGAGCTGGACGTGCAGGCCGAGGTGCTGGAGTGGCTGGACGGGGAGGTCCCCGTCAAGGCCGGCCTGGTGCTGCGCGTCGCGCTCGTACGCCTCGTCTCCGGGGTCCCGGCGCCCCACGAGCACTCAGCGGTGCAGTGGGTGGCAGCCGGACAGCTGCGAGAGGTCGATTGGCTCGACTCCGACCTGCCCTTCGTCGACCAGTTAGCTACTCGGTGGTCGAGGAGCGAGGCGCCAGCCGAGCCGCGAGACCCCGCATGA
- a CDS encoding HNH endonuclease: MIAEVARARARLQAYELRLVAAAAKTTVASDAGVRTTSDWLAARTRTTGAAAARTVGLAADLDQRLPATSQALDAGLVSREHAAVIAHATAQLPTGLSAQDRATVEQRLVERSRTLDPTQLRRHARRVLEVVEPDPAVVDAHEDAQLVDEESRALAKARLTLHDNADGTVTGHFTVPHLAGSVLRKILAAMTAPRRAALGASHAQGGQSIDRDWAHERGVAFAALLEHLPTDRLSGKTATTLVVTMDHTTLAGAVKAAGIDTGERLSAATTRRLACSSGLVPVVLGGESQPLDLGRQRRLFSEAQRLAGATRHTTCAATGCQTPYAWTELHHARPWSHGGATDLDDMVPLCAFHHRRIHDGGYQHRRQPDGSIVFTRAHAASAP; this comes from the coding sequence TTGATCGCTGAGGTCGCTCGGGCGCGGGCGCGGTTGCAGGCGTACGAGCTGCGGCTGGTCGCCGCGGCCGCGAAGACGACCGTGGCCTCTGATGCGGGGGTGCGTACCACCAGTGACTGGCTGGCTGCTCGCACCCGCACCACCGGGGCAGCCGCTGCCCGCACCGTGGGTCTGGCCGCCGACCTCGACCAGCGGCTCCCCGCCACCAGTCAGGCCCTGGACGCCGGGCTGGTCTCCCGCGAGCACGCCGCGGTGATCGCGCACGCCACCGCCCAGCTCCCCACCGGACTGTCCGCCCAGGACAGGGCCACCGTCGAGCAGCGGCTCGTCGAGCGCAGCCGCACCCTGGACCCGACCCAGCTGCGGCGCCACGCCCGCCGGGTCCTCGAGGTCGTCGAACCCGACCCCGCCGTGGTCGATGCGCACGAGGACGCGCAGCTCGTCGATGAGGAGTCCCGCGCCCTGGCCAAGGCCCGGTTGACGCTGCACGACAACGCTGATGGCACTGTGACCGGACACTTCACCGTCCCCCACCTGGCCGGATCGGTGCTGCGCAAGATCCTGGCCGCGATGACCGCACCCCGCCGCGCCGCGCTGGGAGCATCACACGCGCAGGGCGGTCAGAGCATCGATCGGGACTGGGCGCACGAGCGGGGTGTCGCGTTCGCGGCCCTCCTCGAGCACCTGCCCACCGACCGGCTCTCGGGCAAGACCGCGACGACCCTCGTGGTCACGATGGACCACACCACGCTCGCGGGGGCGGTGAAGGCGGCCGGGATCGACACCGGTGAGCGGCTCTCTGCCGCGACCACCCGGCGGCTCGCGTGCAGCTCCGGGCTCGTGCCCGTCGTGCTCGGTGGGGAGTCCCAACCGCTGGACCTCGGCAGGCAACGTCGCCTGTTCTCCGAGGCCCAACGCCTCGCGGGAGCGACCCGGCACACCACCTGCGCCGCGACCGGGTGCCAGACCCCCTACGCCTGGACCGAGCTGCACCACGCCAGACCCTGGTCCCACGGCGGCGCCACCGATCTGGACGACATGGTCCCGTTGTGCGCGTTCCACCACCGCCGCATCCACGACGGCGGCTACCAGCACCGACGACAACCCGACGGGTCCATCGTCTTCACTCGCGCTCACGCAGCGAGCGCCCCCTGA
- the mshB gene encoding N-acetyl-1-D-myo-inositol-2-amino-2-deoxy-alpha-D-glucopyranoside deacetylase yields MSDLPDRRLLLVHAHPDDETIGQGVTMAKYVRDGAHVTLVTCTGGEEGEILVPELEHLASDREDRLAEHRRIELAEAMRILGVTDHRFLGGFGAYRDSGMVWHDEGHAVAGEHIHPGAFWGADLTAAANDLVEVIREVRPQVLVCYDEFGGYGHPDHIQAHRVAMYAAQLAAVPSYRRELGEAWDIPKIYWGAMPESRMRAGLRAIRAAGDTTSFEGLDPDGPLPRFITPDADVTTVVADETLVDTKLAALRAHATQVTTDGPFFALSDNSGQQAWAAEYFRIVKGEAVPDPEGGDDPDVDGQLETDLFAGLTAD; encoded by the coding sequence ATGAGCGACCTGCCCGACCGACGCCTGCTGCTGGTGCACGCACACCCCGATGACGAGACCATCGGCCAGGGCGTCACGATGGCGAAGTACGTCCGCGACGGCGCCCACGTCACCCTCGTCACCTGCACCGGGGGAGAGGAGGGCGAGATCCTCGTGCCCGAGCTCGAGCACCTCGCCTCCGACCGCGAGGACCGCCTCGCCGAGCACCGACGCATCGAGCTCGCCGAGGCGATGCGCATCCTCGGCGTCACCGACCACCGCTTCCTCGGCGGCTTCGGCGCCTACCGCGACTCCGGCATGGTCTGGCACGACGAGGGCCACGCCGTGGCCGGCGAGCACATCCACCCCGGTGCGTTCTGGGGCGCCGACCTCACGGCGGCGGCGAACGACCTCGTCGAGGTGATCCGCGAGGTCCGTCCCCAGGTGCTGGTCTGCTACGACGAGTTCGGCGGCTACGGCCACCCCGACCACATCCAGGCCCACCGCGTCGCGATGTACGCCGCCCAGCTCGCCGCCGTCCCCTCCTACCGCCGCGAGCTCGGCGAGGCCTGGGACATTCCCAAGATCTACTGGGGGGCCATGCCCGAGTCGCGCATGCGCGCCGGGCTGCGCGCCATCCGCGCCGCCGGCGACACCACCTCCTTCGAGGGCCTCGACCCCGACGGACCGCTGCCGCGCTTCATCACCCCCGACGCCGACGTCACCACCGTCGTCGCCGACGAGACCCTGGTCGACACCAAGCTCGCCGCGCTGCGCGCCCACGCCACCCAGGTCACCACCGACGGGCCGTTCTTCGCCCTCTCCGACAACTCCGGGCAGCAGGCGTGGGCGGCGGAGTACTTCCGCATCGTCAAGGGCGAGGCCGTTCCCGACCCCGAGGGCGGCGACGACCCCGATGTCGACGGTCAGCTCGAGACCGACCTGTTCGCCGGCCTCACGGCCGACTGA